One genomic region from Sphingobacterium multivorum encodes:
- a CDS encoding AMP-dependent synthetase/ligase, whose translation MPTATRLFDLASLQYAIAPDFPMFSFKKDNEWVKVSNTEFIERVNKTSKGLIALGVQPGEKVALISENRIEWNVLDFAIQQIGAVVVAIYPNISTSDYTYIFNHAEIRNCIVSSKKLYTKISAIQGDCPQLRAIYSLDKENDLNHWEDFVAKGVIIPDETLDQLRGGIQTDTLASIIYTSGTTGNPKGVMLSHRNLLADTLSSEYSFPVERGDRALSFLPVCHAYERVFQYVYMYKGLTIFFAQSMDTIGEDFKSVKPHIFSAVPRVLEKVYEKILAKGEQLTGLKRKLFFWSLSLGEQYKLAGRSWWYDFQLSIARKLVFSKWRDALGGDIKGIASGSAALQEKLIRLYMAAGIPIYEGYGLTEAGPCIAVNCYKRGMKIGTVGLPLIHIEVKLAADGEILTKGENNMIGYYKNPEATAEVIKDGWLYTGDIGQWVDGKFLKIIDRKKEMFKTSGGKYIVPQQIESKLVESSFIEQAMVIGEARKFPAALIVPNYNKLLEWSKGTFPTLTNLSKQDFLNSPELKQKIESELKRINQNFGAWEQIKKFAIVPNEMTVETGDLTPTLKMKRKVILQKYELEIEEIYKI comes from the coding sequence ATGCCAACAGCAACGAGATTATTTGATTTAGCAAGCTTGCAATATGCTATTGCGCCAGATTTCCCTATGTTTTCTTTCAAAAAAGACAACGAGTGGGTAAAAGTAAGTAATACCGAATTTATTGAACGGGTCAATAAAACATCAAAAGGTTTGATCGCCCTAGGTGTTCAACCGGGAGAGAAAGTGGCATTGATAAGTGAGAATCGTATCGAGTGGAATGTTTTGGATTTTGCAATCCAGCAAATCGGTGCTGTCGTCGTCGCCATCTACCCCAATATTTCGACTTCAGATTATACGTATATTTTCAATCATGCGGAAATCAGAAATTGTATTGTTAGTTCAAAGAAACTATACACAAAAATATCAGCGATACAAGGTGATTGCCCGCAACTGCGCGCTATTTACAGTCTCGACAAGGAGAATGACCTCAATCACTGGGAGGACTTTGTTGCGAAGGGCGTAATCATTCCGGATGAAACACTAGACCAACTGCGTGGTGGTATCCAAACAGATACATTAGCATCGATCATTTACACCTCTGGCACCACAGGCAACCCTAAGGGTGTGATGTTGTCCCATCGAAATTTATTGGCAGATACATTGAGTAGTGAATATTCCTTTCCGGTAGAACGTGGTGATCGTGCCCTTTCCTTTCTTCCTGTATGTCATGCATACGAACGCGTGTTCCAATATGTTTATATGTACAAAGGGTTGACCATCTTCTTTGCCCAATCTATGGATACCATAGGTGAAGATTTTAAATCTGTAAAACCTCATATTTTTTCGGCTGTACCCCGTGTATTGGAGAAAGTTTATGAAAAGATATTGGCTAAAGGAGAGCAGTTGACAGGGCTTAAACGCAAACTTTTCTTCTGGTCCTTAAGTCTCGGCGAACAATACAAACTGGCGGGGCGTTCTTGGTGGTATGATTTTCAGCTTAGTATTGCACGCAAATTAGTTTTTTCAAAATGGCGCGACGCATTGGGTGGCGATATCAAGGGGATTGCTTCTGGAAGTGCCGCCCTACAGGAGAAATTAATCCGTCTGTATATGGCAGCAGGAATTCCAATATATGAAGGATATGGTCTCACGGAGGCAGGTCCATGCATAGCCGTAAACTGCTACAAACGGGGTATGAAAATCGGAACAGTAGGTTTACCGTTAATTCATATTGAAGTTAAGCTCGCGGCCGATGGAGAAATATTAACCAAAGGTGAAAATAACATGATTGGGTACTATAAAAATCCGGAGGCAACAGCTGAAGTGATCAAAGATGGTTGGCTTTACACTGGAGACATCGGTCAATGGGTAGACGGTAAATTTCTCAAAATTATAGACCGCAAGAAAGAGATGTTCAAGACTTCTGGAGGAAAATATATTGTTCCTCAGCAGATCGAATCTAAGCTGGTAGAATCCTCATTTATCGAGCAGGCCATGGTAATTGGGGAAGCCCGTAAATTTCCCGCTGCTTTGATTGTTCCCAACTATAATAAGCTACTAGAATGGTCAAAAGGTACTTTTCCCACCCTTACTAATCTTTCTAAACAAGATTTTCTAAATAGCCCAGAGCTGAAGCAGAAAATCGAATCGGAACTCAAACGCATTAATCAAAATTTTGGCGCCTGGGAGCAGATCAAAAAGTTCGCTATTGTCCCCAACGAAATGACTGTGGAAACGGGTGACTTGACACCGACTTTAAAAATGAAAAGAAAAGTTATCTTACAAAAATACGAATTGGAGATTGAAGAAATTTATAAAATCTAG
- a CDS encoding RNA polymerase sigma factor, with the protein MNQGPVVHQRWLQAIKENNDTVAYEELYRYCWKDLYQHAARRILDRQDVEDILQELFVQFWERRHTIDIQMNLQAYLKGMLKYKIIDFFNSNKAKDKLLDHWSKHIFDYVQEHPEDLKTYVALEKLLDEELEIMPHNMKQALLLRWEHLSIREIATRMNLSEQTVKNNLTEASKRLRKAILGYQHVQNGSFTLLLVFIIDELTK; encoded by the coding sequence ATGAATCAAGGACCAGTTGTACATCAGCGTTGGCTGCAAGCTATTAAAGAGAATAACGATACGGTTGCATATGAAGAACTATACCGATATTGCTGGAAAGATCTTTATCAGCATGCTGCTCGTCGGATCCTAGACCGACAGGATGTGGAGGACATTCTTCAGGAGCTGTTTGTTCAATTTTGGGAACGACGTCATACTATCGATATACAGATGAACCTCCAGGCCTATTTGAAAGGGATGCTCAAATATAAAATTATCGATTTTTTTAATTCCAATAAAGCCAAAGATAAATTGTTGGATCATTGGAGCAAGCATATTTTTGACTATGTACAGGAACATCCAGAGGATCTCAAGACATATGTGGCTTTAGAGAAATTGTTGGATGAAGAACTGGAAATTATGCCCCATAATATGAAACAGGCGCTTTTATTGAGATGGGAACATTTATCCATTCGGGAGATTGCCACGCGTATGAACCTATCTGAGCAAACGGTCAAAAACAATCTTACGGAAGCGTCCAAACGCTTGCGGAAAGCTATCTTGGGCTACCAACATGTTCAAAACGGTAGTTTTACCCTTCTCTTGGTTTTTATTATAGACGAGCTAACTAAGTAG
- a CDS encoding FecR family protein, translating into MKRRIFELLIDRYRQNKASISERRLIDHWYAGLDSEKVPDDKVDENQLWERIQRQIGNTSTRRVPIQKMLYWAGAVAACLLLCLSVLFWKTASHEVARKEAFLQTEYRIFETGVAQRKKVQLADGSTVILNARSKLKVDTVSFGRKDRVVELLIGEAFFDVKKDSTKAFIVKAQQLETTVLGTSFTVKNYTELDDISVSVFTGKVQISGNGGRIGILERGDQIRYFKNSNASRQENFDLMTRNSWIEGRVYLKQSTFAELAVAVRNIYDVDLKAANTPISQQLYSMPLSRQLSWPATLESIKAIHHNKSRKEGNKVLIY; encoded by the coding sequence GTGAAAAGAAGAATTTTTGAATTGCTAATAGATAGGTACCGCCAGAATAAGGCGAGTATAAGTGAACGTAGACTGATTGATCATTGGTATGCTGGACTGGACAGTGAAAAAGTACCTGATGATAAAGTTGACGAAAACCAGTTATGGGAAAGAATTCAACGACAAATTGGAAATACGTCCACTAGGCGAGTGCCCATTCAAAAGATGCTGTATTGGGCTGGTGCGGTGGCGGCATGTTTATTACTCTGTTTGAGTGTGTTATTTTGGAAAACAGCTAGTCATGAAGTTGCTCGCAAAGAAGCCTTCCTTCAGACAGAATATCGGATTTTTGAAACAGGCGTTGCGCAACGTAAAAAAGTTCAGCTTGCCGACGGTTCAACGGTGATTTTAAACGCACGATCGAAGTTAAAAGTGGATACGGTTTCTTTCGGTCGAAAGGATCGTGTAGTGGAGCTCCTCATTGGAGAAGCTTTTTTTGATGTTAAGAAAGATTCTACGAAAGCTTTTATTGTCAAAGCTCAACAACTAGAAACTACTGTTTTAGGAACTTCCTTTACGGTGAAGAATTACACAGAACTCGATGACATTTCGGTGTCGGTATTTACGGGTAAAGTACAGATCTCAGGAAATGGCGGTCGCATAGGAATCTTGGAAAGAGGGGATCAGATTCGTTATTTCAAAAATAGTAATGCAAGCAGACAGGAGAATTTTGATCTCATGACGCGTAATAGCTGGATTGAGGGGCGGGTATACCTCAAGCAAAGCACGTTCGCAGAGTTGGCTGTGGCTGTTAGAAATATCTATGATGTGGATCTTAAAGCCGCAAATACCCCTATTTCTCAACAACTTTATAGCATGCCTTTATCTAGGCAGTTATCATGGCCGGCTACTTTAGAAAGTATAAAGGCTATTCATCACAATAAGTCCAGAAAGGAGGGGAATAAAGTGCTGATCTACTAA
- a CDS encoding TonB-dependent receptor yields the protein MEPQLQLRRIAAVVTLAVAASTTVYAQGSGKVAGKVTNVKTGETITGVTIKVIGTARVGSSDVTGNYNIPAVPAGKYTLEFSYVGFATKQITDVEIKDKDVTTLDVVLDNTGGTVLDQVVVTGTFKKESISALYSQQKNSARISSGISTEQIKRSPDRNTSEAIKRVSGASIQDNKYVIVRGLSDRYNSAMLNNAILPNTEVDKRAFSFDIIPSNLIESIVINKTATPDIPADFSGGVVQVNTKDFPEKNFFDASIGTSYNTQSTFKDFTSAKRAGGEVFGFAGSDREIPKGFPSTKDFQSLQNNSNEIFEYSKLFKNNWGYDTKKSTLTPNFQLNYGSTKNFKDDSKFGAIFSLTYRYDQRKREADQKAYVGQSLPEVFHDDQYSFNTNLGALANFAYSWKSNKISFKNLYNRILENQFTLREGKDDSGSEFYRTGDYLLQRSILTNQLSGEHILSDKSKLKLDWSLNYGRTDRDEPGYKRMEYSKDGIASISATSSSTADRAGNFNSTMTENSYGGALNLTLPIRLFSENDKLKAGYFNQLRDRNFNARVIGFIRNGNFDASLLKLPQDKIFDQANIRPNGFILNEITNGGDHYDAKAFLNAGYLMYDGLVMEKLRVIAGARLESYNLKLNSEDNGNPVGVDTTTISLLPSLNLIYNLDSKQSFRFAASQTVGRQEFREMAPFPFYDFNKNMNVRGNPNLKQSKTSNFDLGYAYYPTAGEVLSVGAFYKYFENPIEQALQLGNSGRSFNYTNSKSADVFGVEAEVRKNLKFIDERLDNFVINANGSYIYSKVIVPTTVNSTGKRKLQGQSPYLINAGLSYTTKNPNTTAITLLYNRVGPRIWAIGNAEDPDIYEYSRNILDLQLAQKFANSRAEVKLNYSDILNNKAYFYQKPKGSDPNAAFNKNTDNINRAEKYGSTVSLTLSYKFW from the coding sequence TTGGAACCACAATTACAACTTAGAAGAATCGCTGCAGTCGTAACGCTAGCAGTAGCTGCGTCAACAACAGTTTATGCACAAGGCAGTGGAAAGGTGGCGGGTAAAGTAACAAATGTCAAAACAGGTGAAACAATCACGGGTGTGACAATTAAGGTGATCGGTACGGCAAGAGTGGGGAGTTCGGATGTGACTGGTAATTATAATATTCCTGCGGTACCTGCGGGGAAGTATACATTGGAGTTTAGTTATGTAGGCTTCGCTACTAAGCAAATTACTGATGTAGAGATAAAGGACAAGGATGTTACAACGCTCGATGTAGTACTTGATAATACTGGGGGAACTGTATTGGATCAGGTTGTTGTTACGGGAACTTTCAAAAAGGAGTCGATCAGCGCTTTATACTCCCAGCAAAAAAATAGTGCTAGAATTTCTAGTGGTATTTCGACCGAACAGATTAAGAGAAGTCCAGATAGAAATACGTCTGAGGCAATTAAGCGAGTAAGTGGTGCTAGTATTCAAGATAATAAATATGTTATTGTAAGGGGACTAAGTGATCGTTACAATTCAGCGATGTTGAATAACGCGATTTTACCCAATACAGAAGTAGATAAACGTGCATTTTCTTTTGATATCATTCCTTCAAATTTAATTGAATCAATCGTAATTAATAAAACTGCGACGCCAGATATCCCTGCTGATTTTTCTGGAGGTGTAGTTCAAGTAAATACAAAGGATTTTCCAGAGAAAAATTTCTTTGATGCATCCATAGGTACATCTTATAATACACAGTCTACATTTAAAGATTTTACCTCAGCAAAAAGGGCTGGTGGTGAAGTGTTTGGTTTTGCAGGAAGTGACCGTGAAATTCCTAAAGGTTTTCCTTCCACAAAGGATTTTCAATCTTTACAAAATAATTCAAATGAAATTTTTGAATATTCTAAATTATTTAAAAACAATTGGGGTTATGATACGAAAAAGTCGACATTAACCCCGAATTTTCAGCTGAATTACGGTTCCACTAAAAATTTTAAAGATGATTCTAAATTTGGAGCCATTTTCTCTTTGACTTATCGTTACGACCAAAGGAAGCGAGAGGCAGACCAAAAGGCATACGTAGGCCAGTCATTGCCAGAGGTATTCCATGACGATCAATATAGTTTCAATACAAATTTAGGAGCCCTTGCAAACTTCGCGTATTCTTGGAAGTCAAATAAAATCTCTTTTAAAAACTTATACAATCGAATTTTAGAGAATCAATTTACGCTCCGTGAAGGAAAAGATGATTCGGGTAGTGAATTTTATCGCACTGGAGACTATCTATTACAGCGGTCTATTTTAACAAATCAATTGTCTGGTGAACATATCCTTTCAGATAAAAGTAAATTAAAATTGGATTGGTCCTTGAATTATGGTCGTACAGATAGAGATGAGCCCGGTTATAAGCGGATGGAATATTCAAAAGATGGTATTGCATCGATTTCTGCGACCAGTTCATCCACCGCAGACAGAGCAGGTAATTTCAACTCAACAATGACTGAGAATTCGTATGGCGGAGCTTTAAATTTGACATTACCGATCCGTTTATTCTCGGAAAATGACAAATTAAAAGCAGGTTATTTCAATCAGTTACGTGATAGAAATTTTAATGCAAGGGTGATAGGATTTATTCGAAATGGAAACTTTGATGCGAGTTTGTTGAAACTACCGCAAGACAAAATTTTTGATCAAGCCAATATTCGTCCAAACGGCTTTATACTCAATGAAATAACCAACGGTGGTGATCATTATGATGCGAAAGCATTTTTAAACGCAGGCTATTTGATGTATGATGGACTTGTGATGGAGAAATTAAGGGTAATTGCTGGAGCGCGTCTTGAGTCATATAATTTAAAATTGAATAGTGAAGATAATGGTAATCCAGTAGGTGTTGACACAACGACAATATCTCTACTACCTTCGTTGAATTTAATCTATAATTTGGATAGCAAGCAGAGTTTTCGCTTTGCAGCTTCACAAACGGTAGGAAGACAGGAGTTCAGGGAAATGGCACCTTTTCCATTTTATGACTTCAATAAAAACATGAACGTTCGCGGAAATCCTAATTTAAAACAATCAAAAACATCAAATTTTGATTTGGGATATGCGTATTATCCAACAGCTGGTGAAGTTTTATCGGTGGGAGCATTTTATAAATATTTTGAAAATCCGATCGAACAAGCTTTACAGTTAGGAAACTCAGGCCGTTCATTTAATTATACCAATTCAAAGTCTGCAGATGTGTTTGGAGTTGAAGCAGAAGTAAGAAAAAATCTAAAATTCATTGATGAGCGATTGGATAATTTTGTCATCAATGCGAATGGATCATACATTTATTCGAAAGTTATTGTTCCAACTACTGTAAACTCGACAGGTAAACGAAAATTGCAAGGACAATCGCCTTATTTAATAAATGCGGGATTATCGTATACGACCAAAAATCCAAATACGACAGCGATTACACTCTTATATAATAGAGTTGGACCGAGAATATGGGCAATTGGTAACGCTGAAGATCCAGATATTTACGAATATTCTAGAAACATTCTTGATCTACAATTAGCGCAAAAATTTGCAAACTCCAGAGCCGAAGTAAAATTGAATTATAGTGATATTTTAAATAATAAAGCTTATTTCTATCAAAAACCAAAAGGTTCAGATCCGAATGCAGCATTTAATAAAAATACAGATAATATCAATAGAGCTGAAAAATATGGGTCTACTGTGTCTCTTACGCTCTCCTATAAATTTTGGTAG
- a CDS encoding DNA polymerase III subunit gamma/tau, whose amino-acid sequence MDNFIVSARKYRPITFDSVVGQQHITGTLKNAIHNNQLAQAFLFCGPRGVGKTTCARILAKTINCENILAGTEPCGACDSCKSFQNGNSFSIHELDAASNNSVDDIRNLIDQVRIPPQAGKYKIYIIDEVHMLSQAAFNAFLKTLEEPPSYAIFILATTEKHKILPTILSRCQIFDFNRIKVEDMASHLARIADREGIAYDQDGLHIIAQKADGGLRDALSMFDQIVSFSNKNVTYQAVIDNLNILDYDYYFKLTDAILREDAAQTLLIFNEILNHGFDGSHFIAGLSAHFRNLLVAKEPTTLKLLEVSDSIRQKYLQQSQKASPGFLLSALNISNQCEINYKTSKNQRLQVELSLLKTCHIASAIKLSQLGSIQIPSAAEGLKKKLPEPVAGQPQQSSVALSPQATSLANAPVVENQVTPRQQANPVNYQASETKEEVKKDTISNEPPKVKKGGWGASTTAIIPSLPDLNTIYDNNAVAKEGDEPELIRGSEQRDVSFGQFIAVWNSYAEQLKAENKINLYTMMTAMQPRLNGVLIEIDVENGVQMDVLQSAKVDVLNYLRVKLQNFSLDLQGVMMEHTISRKPYTSQEKYQAMVNKNPLLDTLRKEFNLGLS is encoded by the coding sequence ATGGATAATTTTATTGTTTCTGCACGTAAATACCGCCCGATTACCTTTGATTCGGTTGTAGGTCAGCAACACATTACTGGTACCTTAAAGAATGCGATACACAACAACCAGTTGGCGCAGGCATTTTTGTTTTGTGGTCCCCGAGGTGTTGGTAAAACGACCTGTGCACGTATTTTAGCGAAAACAATTAATTGTGAAAATATTTTAGCAGGCACCGAACCTTGTGGCGCATGTGATAGCTGTAAGTCTTTCCAAAATGGAAATTCTTTCAGTATTCATGAACTGGATGCTGCATCCAATAATTCCGTAGACGATATCCGTAACTTGATTGATCAAGTGCGTATACCGCCGCAGGCTGGAAAATATAAAATCTATATCATAGATGAGGTGCATATGCTTTCTCAAGCGGCCTTTAATGCTTTTTTGAAGACTTTAGAGGAACCACCTTCCTATGCCATCTTTATTCTGGCGACTACAGAAAAACATAAGATTTTACCTACTATTCTTTCGCGTTGTCAGATTTTCGATTTTAATCGGATCAAAGTGGAAGATATGGCCAGTCATTTAGCTCGTATCGCTGATAGGGAAGGCATTGCTTATGATCAGGACGGTTTGCATATCATTGCCCAAAAGGCAGATGGTGGTCTTCGGGATGCCTTGTCGATGTTCGATCAGATCGTCAGTTTTTCCAATAAAAATGTCACGTATCAAGCGGTAATCGATAATTTGAATATCTTGGATTACGATTATTATTTTAAGCTAACAGATGCTATTTTAAGGGAAGATGCGGCACAAACTTTATTGATTTTCAATGAGATTTTAAATCATGGATTTGATGGCAGTCATTTTATAGCTGGTCTGTCAGCGCATTTCAGAAATTTACTGGTGGCTAAAGAGCCAACTACGCTTAAATTATTGGAAGTCAGTGATAGTATTCGTCAAAAGTACCTACAGCAATCCCAAAAAGCCTCTCCAGGATTTTTGTTGTCTGCATTGAATATTTCCAATCAATGTGAAATCAACTATAAGACAAGTAAAAATCAACGCTTACAAGTTGAACTTTCACTCCTCAAGACATGTCATATTGCAAGTGCAATTAAGCTGAGCCAGCTAGGGTCCATACAGATTCCTTCGGCAGCCGAGGGTTTAAAAAAAAAACTTCCTGAGCCAGTAGCGGGACAACCACAACAAAGCTCCGTAGCTCTTAGTCCGCAAGCGACTTCTCTAGCGAATGCTCCTGTCGTTGAAAACCAGGTGACACCGCGTCAGCAGGCTAACCCCGTAAATTATCAGGCTTCCGAGACAAAGGAAGAGGTGAAAAAAGATACTATTTCCAATGAGCCTCCTAAAGTAAAAAAAGGGGGCTGGGGTGCATCTACTACAGCGATTATTCCGTCTTTGCCGGATTTGAATACCATATACGATAACAATGCGGTAGCCAAGGAAGGTGATGAACCTGAATTAATACGTGGAAGCGAACAGCGTGATGTTTCATTCGGCCAATTTATTGCTGTTTGGAATAGTTATGCTGAGCAGCTGAAAGCAGAAAACAAGATTAACTTGTATACCATGATGACTGCTATGCAACCCCGTTTAAATGGAGTATTGATTGAAATTGATGTCGAAAATGGTGTTCAGATGGATGTATTGCAAAGCGCAAAGGTTGATGTGCTGAATTACCTGCGTGTGAAACTTCAGAATTTTTCGCTGGATTTGCAGGGGGTGATGATGGAACATACTATTTCACGCAAACCCTATACTTCACAGGAGAAATATCAAGCTATGGTCAACAAAAATCCGCTCTTAGATACTTTGCGGAAGGAGTTTAACTTGGGGCTAAGCTAA
- a CDS encoding DEAD/DEAH box helicase translates to MNPFLELGIRHEVVNAISELGFEKPSPIQEKAIPVLLTGNDDFVGLAQTGTGKTAAFGLPLLEQLDFSQKHPQALVLCPTRELCLQIAKDLQNFAKYIDNVHVVAVYGGANISDQLRQIRRGVQIVVATPGRMLDIIGRNAIDFSGVKYVVLDEADEMLNMGFQEDINNILSETPEEKKTWLFSATMPKEVRRIAQKYMTDPFELTVGTKNTGNANIEHHYYLIKAKDKYAAFKRIVDSNPDIFGIVFCRTKIETQDIAEALIKDGYNADSLHGDLSQQQRDKVMKRYRDRSLQLLIATDVAARGIDVNDVTHVINFSLPDEVENYTHRSGRTARAGKTGISLSLVNVKELSKIRHIEKIIGKPFEKKQVPQGAEVCEKQLFSIVKKIENVEVNDEQISPFLPAIMENLESLSKEDIIKRFASLEFNRFLDYYKNAPDLNIEARDGGREDRGDRRDGRSREGSKGYTRLFMNLGSVDEFSRGDMLGFICNNANISGKSIGKIDLKGVFTFFEVQDAEVEKVFQGFQGVDYNGRQVRIEVSGEARGEGRSDRGGRSRGGDRGGRREGGYRGGDRGGRREGGFGGGERGGRREGGFSSERRDRGERSSNGGGFRDFSGKRKESKSKY, encoded by the coding sequence ATGAACCCATTTTTAGAACTGGGAATCCGTCATGAGGTTGTTAATGCCATCTCTGAGTTAGGTTTCGAAAAACCTTCTCCTATTCAGGAAAAAGCCATTCCTGTATTACTGACTGGTAACGACGATTTTGTCGGATTAGCCCAAACTGGCACAGGAAAGACCGCGGCATTTGGTCTTCCATTATTAGAACAATTAGACTTTTCTCAAAAACACCCACAAGCGTTGGTACTATGTCCAACTCGTGAGCTGTGTTTACAAATTGCCAAAGATTTACAAAATTTTGCGAAGTATATTGACAACGTGCACGTTGTTGCTGTATACGGTGGTGCAAACATCTCTGACCAATTGCGTCAGATCCGTCGTGGTGTTCAAATTGTTGTTGCGACTCCGGGTCGTATGTTAGACATCATTGGACGTAATGCAATTGATTTCTCAGGCGTTAAATACGTGGTATTGGACGAAGCTGACGAAATGTTGAACATGGGTTTCCAAGAAGATATCAACAATATCTTATCTGAAACTCCTGAGGAGAAAAAAACGTGGTTGTTCTCTGCCACTATGCCAAAAGAGGTCCGTCGTATTGCTCAAAAATACATGACTGATCCTTTTGAGCTTACTGTAGGAACAAAAAATACAGGTAATGCAAATATCGAGCATCATTACTATTTGATCAAAGCAAAAGATAAATATGCTGCGTTCAAACGTATTGTAGATTCAAATCCTGATATTTTCGGCATTGTGTTTTGTCGTACAAAAATTGAAACACAAGATATCGCTGAGGCGTTGATTAAAGACGGTTATAATGCAGATTCATTGCATGGAGACTTATCTCAACAACAACGTGATAAAGTAATGAAACGTTACCGTGACCGCAGCTTGCAGCTCCTGATCGCAACAGACGTAGCTGCACGTGGTATTGACGTGAATGATGTAACTCACGTTATCAACTTCTCTTTACCTGATGAAGTGGAAAACTATACACACCGTTCGGGACGCACAGCCCGCGCTGGTAAAACTGGTATTTCGCTTTCATTAGTAAATGTGAAAGAATTGAGCAAAATTCGTCATATCGAAAAAATAATTGGTAAACCTTTCGAAAAGAAACAAGTACCTCAAGGTGCTGAAGTTTGCGAAAAACAGTTATTTTCTATCGTTAAAAAGATTGAAAATGTTGAAGTAAACGACGAACAGATCAGCCCATTCTTGCCTGCAATTATGGAAAATTTGGAGTCACTTTCAAAAGAAGATATCATCAAAAGATTCGCTTCTCTTGAGTTCAACCGTTTCTTGGATTATTACAAAAATGCACCTGATTTAAATATCGAAGCGCGTGACGGTGGTCGTGAAGACCGCGGTGATAGACGTGATGGTCGTTCACGTGAAGGTTCAAAAGGCTACACGCGTTTATTTATGAACTTAGGTTCTGTAGATGAATTCTCTCGTGGAGACATGCTGGGCTTTATCTGTAACAATGCAAATATTTCAGGAAAATCAATCGGTAAAATTGATTTGAAAGGTGTGTTCACATTCTTCGAAGTTCAAGATGCAGAAGTAGAAAAAGTATTCCAAGGATTCCAAGGTGTAGATTACAACGGTCGTCAAGTACGTATCGAAGTATCTGGTGAAGCAAGAGGTGAAGGTCGTAGCGACCGTGGCGGAAGAAGCCGTGGTGGTGATCGTGGCGGAAGACGCGAAGGTGGATACCGTGGTGGTGATCGCGGCGGAAGACGTGAAGGTGGATTTGGAGGCGGTGAACGTGGCGGAAGACGCGAAGGCGGATTCAGTAGCGAGCGCCGTGATCGTGGTGAGCGTAGCAGCAATGGCGGTGGCTTCCGTGATTTCTCCGGAAAACGTAAAGAATCAAAAAGCAAATACTAA
- the rlmB gene encoding 23S rRNA (guanosine(2251)-2'-O)-methyltransferase RlmB, giving the protein MQGNFQRRDRDHGERREVNQMVFGIRAVIEAIDSGKEIESLFIQRGLSGSLILELKALLKEHNIASQQVPIEKLNRITRKNHQGVIAVISPITYHDIEELLPQIYEKGETPLLLMLDGVTDVRNLGAIARTAECSGVHAIIVPKKGSAEVNPDAIKTSAGALYKIPVCRHDSLSKVGKFLIDSGVQLVASTEKTTSSIYDVDYTAPTCVIMGAEDVGVSNDLIRIADHLAKIPMYGEIGSLNVSVSAAVVIYEAIRQRIVKK; this is encoded by the coding sequence ATGCAAGGAAATTTTCAGAGACGTGATCGCGACCACGGCGAAAGACGTGAAGTGAATCAGATGGTATTTGGTATTCGTGCTGTCATCGAAGCAATCGATAGTGGTAAAGAGATCGAGTCATTATTTATACAACGTGGTTTGAGCGGTAGTTTGATTCTAGAATTGAAAGCCTTGTTAAAAGAACATAATATCGCTTCTCAACAGGTGCCAATTGAAAAATTAAACCGGATAACACGTAAAAACCATCAGGGAGTAATTGCTGTTATTTCTCCAATTACTTATCATGACATTGAGGAACTTCTCCCTCAGATTTATGAAAAAGGTGAAACTCCTTTGCTTTTGATGCTGGATGGAGTGACTGATGTGCGTAATTTGGGGGCTATTGCTCGGACTGCTGAATGTTCTGGCGTGCATGCGATCATTGTCCCTAAAAAAGGCTCGGCTGAGGTCAATCCTGATGCGATCAAGACATCTGCTGGCGCACTCTATAAAATCCCAGTCTGTCGCCATGATAGCCTCTCAAAAGTTGGTAAATTTTTGATTGATTCAGGTGTGCAGTTAGTTGCCAGTACAGAAAAAACAACCTCGAGTATCTACGACGTAGATTATACGGCTCCAACTTGTGTCATTATGGGTGCGGAGGACGTTGGTGTTTCCAATGACCTAATCCGCATTGCCGACCATCTGGCCAAGATACCAATGTACGGTGAAATAGGTTCGTTAAATGTGTCTGTATCGGCCGCAGTAGTGATCTATGAAGCGATTCGTCAACGGATTGTTAAAAAATAA